Proteins from a genomic interval of Xylocopa sonorina isolate GNS202 chromosome 6, iyXylSono1_principal, whole genome shotgun sequence:
- the LOC143424278 gene encoding uncharacterized protein LOC143424278 isoform X5 yields MSFPLKMSSQDTTDHVQAINSPSISSRTKNWVQFEDETPIKDNSSVEEKSKTNAPAVINPESVTVNVEKIGKTVDKPDNQQTKSHEYRGAVISTESVQINLDRSGLSRSITSESPDLNLPSEVRVSNPKSASLKTIDLRDVSNGRTTTNNIISTPIGNIRQGFANGDTIVTLLPVNTRWPWITPAKFRPELVPEELMAQGLTLTVEDYVHIMELLVNDVRFNMYNVCYKRILVLWIFTAFIVLLGLLFSGVTGLTLFGLGVMWLVLNAAAIFFCMFIKIKLNHNLEKCMAQVNKHLLRHKILLGLDDRGKISCHKVNLCFIYFDTTDCIKKLQEVIEREEREGRIIGEDGHSEMRRKRELQQRMDIDDSDIVIQGSTTTRISRKQERAELLLLRYASRWAHHFVRRRLDLVIDSQERNRDIAGLSVPPRHCVSARCPCQFIEDHLKYKPRGYPPGFTWCSYLNDPLVRYDVTVGIPN; encoded by the exons ATGTCGTTTCCAT TGAAAATGAGCTCGCAAGACACAACTGACCATGTACAAGCAATTAATTCTCCAAGCATATCGTCGCGAACAAAAAATTGGGTCCAATTTGAAGATGAAACACCTATTAAAGATAATAGTAGCGTAGAAGAGAAGTCTAAAACAAATGCACCAGCAGTAATAAATCCGGAATCTGTAACAGTTAATGTTGAGAAGATTGGAAAAACTGTTGATAAACCAGATAATCAACAAACAAAAAGTCATGAATATAGAGGAGCTGTGATATCAACGGAATCCGTCCAGATTAATTTAGATAGGTCAGGTTTAAGTCGTTCCATTACATCTGAAAGTCCAGATCTTAATTTGCCGTCCGAAGTAAGAGTGTCCAATCCTAAAAGCGCTTCTTTAAAGACTATTGATCTTCGAGATGTATCTAATGGCAGAACTACCACAAATAATATTATAAGTACACCTATTGGAAACATTAGACAAGGTTTTGCTAATGGAGATACTATAGTTACCCTCTTACCAGTTAATACCAGATGGCCATGGATCACTCCAGCTAAATTTCGTCCAGAATTAGTGCCAGAAGAATTAATGGCTCAAGGCTTAACG CTTACAGTGGAAGACTATGTACACATTATGGAGCTGCTTGTGAATGATGTACGTTTcaatatgtacaatgtatgttacAAAAGAATTCTTGTTCTGTGGATATTTACTGCATTTATTGTATTGCTTGGGTTGTTATTTTCTGGAGTAACTGGTCTTACTTTATTTGGGCTTGGCGTCATGTGGTTAGTCCTCAATGCTGCTGCAATATTTTTTTGCATGTTTATCAAGATAAAATTAAATCATAATCTTGAGAAATGTATGGCTCAAGTGAACAAGCATTTACTTCGACACAAAATATTGCTTGGATTGGATGATAGAGGGAAGATTTCATGTCACAAAGTCAATCTCTGCTTCATATACTTTGATACTACAGATTGCATT AAAAAGTTGCAAGAAGTTATCGAACGAGAAGAACGCGAAGGACGAATAATTGGTGAAGATGGCCACTCCGAAATGCGTCGTAAAAGAGAATTGCAACAGCGGATGGATATTGACGATAGTGATATTGTGATACAAGGCAGTACAACCACCAGAATTTCTCGTAAACAG GAACGGGCGGAGTTGCTGTTGCTGAGGTATGCATCTCGATGGGCACATCACTTTGTGCGCCGCAGACTTGATCTGGTTATAGACTCACAGGAACGTAATAGAGACATCGCAGGTCTGTCTGTTCCACCACGACATTGTGTCTCCGCCCGTTGTCCTTGTCAATTCATTGAGGACCATCTTAAATACAAGCCTAGAG GATACCCACCTGGCTTTACATGGTGTTCTTACCTTAATGATCCATTAGTTAGATATGATGTTACAGTAGGCATCCCTAATTAA
- the LOC143424278 gene encoding uncharacterized protein LOC143424278 isoform X4 → MSFPLKMSSQDTTDHVQAINSPSISSRTKNWVQFEDETPIKDNSSVEEKSKTNAPAVINPESVTVNVEKIGKTVDKPDNQQTKSHEYRGAVISTESVQINLDRSGLSRSITSESPDLNLPSEVRVSNPKSASLKTIDLRDVSNGRTTTNNIISTPIGNIRQGFANGDTIVTLLPVNTRWPWITPAKFRPELVPEELMAQGLTLTVEDYVHIMELLVNDVRFNMYNVCYKRILVLWIFTAFIVLLGLLFSGVTGLTLFGLGVMWLVLNAAAIFFCMFIKIKLNHNLEKCMAQVNKHLLRHKILLGLDDRGKISCHKVNLCFIYFDTTDCIKKLQEVIEREEREGRIIGEDGHSEMRRKRELQQRMDIDDSDIVIQGSTTTRISRKQERAELLLLRYASRWAHHFVRRRLDLVIDSQERNRDIAGLSVPPRHCVSARCPCQFIEDHLKYKPRGICH, encoded by the exons ATGTCGTTTCCAT TGAAAATGAGCTCGCAAGACACAACTGACCATGTACAAGCAATTAATTCTCCAAGCATATCGTCGCGAACAAAAAATTGGGTCCAATTTGAAGATGAAACACCTATTAAAGATAATAGTAGCGTAGAAGAGAAGTCTAAAACAAATGCACCAGCAGTAATAAATCCGGAATCTGTAACAGTTAATGTTGAGAAGATTGGAAAAACTGTTGATAAACCAGATAATCAACAAACAAAAAGTCATGAATATAGAGGAGCTGTGATATCAACGGAATCCGTCCAGATTAATTTAGATAGGTCAGGTTTAAGTCGTTCCATTACATCTGAAAGTCCAGATCTTAATTTGCCGTCCGAAGTAAGAGTGTCCAATCCTAAAAGCGCTTCTTTAAAGACTATTGATCTTCGAGATGTATCTAATGGCAGAACTACCACAAATAATATTATAAGTACACCTATTGGAAACATTAGACAAGGTTTTGCTAATGGAGATACTATAGTTACCCTCTTACCAGTTAATACCAGATGGCCATGGATCACTCCAGCTAAATTTCGTCCAGAATTAGTGCCAGAAGAATTAATGGCTCAAGGCTTAACG CTTACAGTGGAAGACTATGTACACATTATGGAGCTGCTTGTGAATGATGTACGTTTcaatatgtacaatgtatgttacAAAAGAATTCTTGTTCTGTGGATATTTACTGCATTTATTGTATTGCTTGGGTTGTTATTTTCTGGAGTAACTGGTCTTACTTTATTTGGGCTTGGCGTCATGTGGTTAGTCCTCAATGCTGCTGCAATATTTTTTTGCATGTTTATCAAGATAAAATTAAATCATAATCTTGAGAAATGTATGGCTCAAGTGAACAAGCATTTACTTCGACACAAAATATTGCTTGGATTGGATGATAGAGGGAAGATTTCATGTCACAAAGTCAATCTCTGCTTCATATACTTTGATACTACAGATTGCATT AAAAAGTTGCAAGAAGTTATCGAACGAGAAGAACGCGAAGGACGAATAATTGGTGAAGATGGCCACTCCGAAATGCGTCGTAAAAGAGAATTGCAACAGCGGATGGATATTGACGATAGTGATATTGTGATACAAGGCAGTACAACCACCAGAATTTCTCGTAAACAG GAACGGGCGGAGTTGCTGTTGCTGAGGTATGCATCTCGATGGGCACATCACTTTGTGCGCCGCAGACTTGATCTGGTTATAGACTCACAGGAACGTAATAGAGACATCGCAGGTCTGTCTGTTCCACCACGACATTGTGTCTCCGCCCGTTGTCCTTGTCAATTCATTGAGGACCATCTTAAATACAAGCCTAGAG GTATTTGTCACTAA
- the LOC143424278 gene encoding uncharacterized protein LOC143424278 isoform X1, which yields MKLKMSSQDTTDHVQAINSPSISSRTKNWVQFEDETPIKDNSSVEEKSKTNAPAVINPESVTVNVEKIGKTVDKPDNQQTKSHEYRGAVISTESVQINLDRSGLSRSITSESPDLNLPSEVRVSNPKSASLKTIDLRDVSNGRTTTNNIISTPIGNIRQGFANGDTIVTLLPVNTRWPWITPAKFRPELVPEELMAQGLTLTVEDYVHIMELLVNDVRFNMYNVCYKRILVLWIFTAFIVLLGLLFSGVTGLTLFGLGVMWLVLNAAAIFFCMFIKIKLNHNLEKCMAQVNKHLLRHKILLGLDDRGKISCHKVNLCFIYFDTTDCIKKLQEVIEREEREGRIIGEDGHSEMRRKRELQQRMDIDDSDIVIQGSTTTRISRKQERAELLLLRYASRWAHHFVRRRLDLVIDSQERNRDIAGLSVPPRHCVSARCPCQFIEDHLKYKPRGKLIFRTFFLMPNFSGK from the exons ATGAAAT TGAAAATGAGCTCGCAAGACACAACTGACCATGTACAAGCAATTAATTCTCCAAGCATATCGTCGCGAACAAAAAATTGGGTCCAATTTGAAGATGAAACACCTATTAAAGATAATAGTAGCGTAGAAGAGAAGTCTAAAACAAATGCACCAGCAGTAATAAATCCGGAATCTGTAACAGTTAATGTTGAGAAGATTGGAAAAACTGTTGATAAACCAGATAATCAACAAACAAAAAGTCATGAATATAGAGGAGCTGTGATATCAACGGAATCCGTCCAGATTAATTTAGATAGGTCAGGTTTAAGTCGTTCCATTACATCTGAAAGTCCAGATCTTAATTTGCCGTCCGAAGTAAGAGTGTCCAATCCTAAAAGCGCTTCTTTAAAGACTATTGATCTTCGAGATGTATCTAATGGCAGAACTACCACAAATAATATTATAAGTACACCTATTGGAAACATTAGACAAGGTTTTGCTAATGGAGATACTATAGTTACCCTCTTACCAGTTAATACCAGATGGCCATGGATCACTCCAGCTAAATTTCGTCCAGAATTAGTGCCAGAAGAATTAATGGCTCAAGGCTTAACG CTTACAGTGGAAGACTATGTACACATTATGGAGCTGCTTGTGAATGATGTACGTTTcaatatgtacaatgtatgttacAAAAGAATTCTTGTTCTGTGGATATTTACTGCATTTATTGTATTGCTTGGGTTGTTATTTTCTGGAGTAACTGGTCTTACTTTATTTGGGCTTGGCGTCATGTGGTTAGTCCTCAATGCTGCTGCAATATTTTTTTGCATGTTTATCAAGATAAAATTAAATCATAATCTTGAGAAATGTATGGCTCAAGTGAACAAGCATTTACTTCGACACAAAATATTGCTTGGATTGGATGATAGAGGGAAGATTTCATGTCACAAAGTCAATCTCTGCTTCATATACTTTGATACTACAGATTGCATT AAAAAGTTGCAAGAAGTTATCGAACGAGAAGAACGCGAAGGACGAATAATTGGTGAAGATGGCCACTCCGAAATGCGTCGTAAAAGAGAATTGCAACAGCGGATGGATATTGACGATAGTGATATTGTGATACAAGGCAGTACAACCACCAGAATTTCTCGTAAACAG GAACGGGCGGAGTTGCTGTTGCTGAGGTATGCATCTCGATGGGCACATCACTTTGTGCGCCGCAGACTTGATCTGGTTATAGACTCACAGGAACGTAATAGAGACATCGCAGGTCTGTCTGTTCCACCACGACATTGTGTCTCCGCCCGTTGTCCTTGTCAATTCATTGAGGACCATCTTAAATACAAGCCTAGAGGCAAGTTAATATTTCGTACATTTTTTTTAATGCCAAATTTTAGCGGTAAGTAG
- the LOC143424278 gene encoding uncharacterized protein LOC143424278 isoform X3 has product MSSQDTTDHVQAINSPSISSRTKNWVQFEDETPIKDNSSVEEKSKTNAPAVINPESVTVNVEKIGKTVDKPDNQQTKSHEYRGAVISTESVQINLDRSGLSRSITSESPDLNLPSEVRVSNPKSASLKTIDLRDVSNGRTTTNNIISTPIGNIRQGFANGDTIVTLLPVNTRWPWITPAKFRPELVPEELMAQGLTLTVEDYVHIMELLVNDVRFNMYNVCYKRILVLWIFTAFIVLLGLLFSGVTGLTLFGLGVMWLVLNAAAIFFCMFIKIKLNHNLEKCMAQVNKHLLRHKILLGLDDRGKISCHKVNLCFIYFDTTDCIKKLQEVIEREEREGRIIGEDGHSEMRRKRELQQRMDIDDSDIVIQGSTTTRISRKQERAELLLLRYASRWAHHFVRRRLDLVIDSQERNRDIAGLSVPPRHCVSARCPCQFIEDHLKYKPRGKLIFRTFFLMPNFSGK; this is encoded by the exons ATGAGCTCGCAAGACACAACTGACCATGTACAAGCAATTAATTCTCCAAGCATATCGTCGCGAACAAAAAATTGGGTCCAATTTGAAGATGAAACACCTATTAAAGATAATAGTAGCGTAGAAGAGAAGTCTAAAACAAATGCACCAGCAGTAATAAATCCGGAATCTGTAACAGTTAATGTTGAGAAGATTGGAAAAACTGTTGATAAACCAGATAATCAACAAACAAAAAGTCATGAATATAGAGGAGCTGTGATATCAACGGAATCCGTCCAGATTAATTTAGATAGGTCAGGTTTAAGTCGTTCCATTACATCTGAAAGTCCAGATCTTAATTTGCCGTCCGAAGTAAGAGTGTCCAATCCTAAAAGCGCTTCTTTAAAGACTATTGATCTTCGAGATGTATCTAATGGCAGAACTACCACAAATAATATTATAAGTACACCTATTGGAAACATTAGACAAGGTTTTGCTAATGGAGATACTATAGTTACCCTCTTACCAGTTAATACCAGATGGCCATGGATCACTCCAGCTAAATTTCGTCCAGAATTAGTGCCAGAAGAATTAATGGCTCAAGGCTTAACG CTTACAGTGGAAGACTATGTACACATTATGGAGCTGCTTGTGAATGATGTACGTTTcaatatgtacaatgtatgttacAAAAGAATTCTTGTTCTGTGGATATTTACTGCATTTATTGTATTGCTTGGGTTGTTATTTTCTGGAGTAACTGGTCTTACTTTATTTGGGCTTGGCGTCATGTGGTTAGTCCTCAATGCTGCTGCAATATTTTTTTGCATGTTTATCAAGATAAAATTAAATCATAATCTTGAGAAATGTATGGCTCAAGTGAACAAGCATTTACTTCGACACAAAATATTGCTTGGATTGGATGATAGAGGGAAGATTTCATGTCACAAAGTCAATCTCTGCTTCATATACTTTGATACTACAGATTGCATT AAAAAGTTGCAAGAAGTTATCGAACGAGAAGAACGCGAAGGACGAATAATTGGTGAAGATGGCCACTCCGAAATGCGTCGTAAAAGAGAATTGCAACAGCGGATGGATATTGACGATAGTGATATTGTGATACAAGGCAGTACAACCACCAGAATTTCTCGTAAACAG GAACGGGCGGAGTTGCTGTTGCTGAGGTATGCATCTCGATGGGCACATCACTTTGTGCGCCGCAGACTTGATCTGGTTATAGACTCACAGGAACGTAATAGAGACATCGCAGGTCTGTCTGTTCCACCACGACATTGTGTCTCCGCCCGTTGTCCTTGTCAATTCATTGAGGACCATCTTAAATACAAGCCTAGAGGCAAGTTAATATTTCGTACATTTTTTTTAATGCCAAATTTTAGCGGTAAGTAG
- the LOC143424278 gene encoding uncharacterized protein LOC143424278 isoform X2, whose translation MSFPLKMSSQDTTDHVQAINSPSISSRTKNWVQFEDETPIKDNSSVEEKSKTNAPAVINPESVTVNVEKIGKTVDKPDNQQTKSHEYRGAVISTESVQINLDRSGLSRSITSESPDLNLPSEVRVSNPKSASLKTIDLRDVSNGRTTTNNIISTPIGNIRQGFANGDTIVTLLPVNTRWPWITPAKFRPELVPEELMAQGLTLTVEDYVHIMELLVNDVRFNMYNVCYKRILVLWIFTAFIVLLGLLFSGVTGLTLFGLGVMWLVLNAAAIFFCMFIKIKLNHNLEKCMAQVNKHLLRHKILLGLDDRGKISCHKVNLCFIYFDTTDCIKKLQEVIEREEREGRIIGEDGHSEMRRKRELQQRMDIDDSDIVIQGSTTTRISRKQGKSEQVFCRYVQRWAKDYLRRRLDWTVDEEGGNPSSPRHLASALCPCQYIEEWLRNKPHVQGRNFCPTWSSFLKDRGI comes from the exons ATGTCGTTTCCAT TGAAAATGAGCTCGCAAGACACAACTGACCATGTACAAGCAATTAATTCTCCAAGCATATCGTCGCGAACAAAAAATTGGGTCCAATTTGAAGATGAAACACCTATTAAAGATAATAGTAGCGTAGAAGAGAAGTCTAAAACAAATGCACCAGCAGTAATAAATCCGGAATCTGTAACAGTTAATGTTGAGAAGATTGGAAAAACTGTTGATAAACCAGATAATCAACAAACAAAAAGTCATGAATATAGAGGAGCTGTGATATCAACGGAATCCGTCCAGATTAATTTAGATAGGTCAGGTTTAAGTCGTTCCATTACATCTGAAAGTCCAGATCTTAATTTGCCGTCCGAAGTAAGAGTGTCCAATCCTAAAAGCGCTTCTTTAAAGACTATTGATCTTCGAGATGTATCTAATGGCAGAACTACCACAAATAATATTATAAGTACACCTATTGGAAACATTAGACAAGGTTTTGCTAATGGAGATACTATAGTTACCCTCTTACCAGTTAATACCAGATGGCCATGGATCACTCCAGCTAAATTTCGTCCAGAATTAGTGCCAGAAGAATTAATGGCTCAAGGCTTAACG CTTACAGTGGAAGACTATGTACACATTATGGAGCTGCTTGTGAATGATGTACGTTTcaatatgtacaatgtatgttacAAAAGAATTCTTGTTCTGTGGATATTTACTGCATTTATTGTATTGCTTGGGTTGTTATTTTCTGGAGTAACTGGTCTTACTTTATTTGGGCTTGGCGTCATGTGGTTAGTCCTCAATGCTGCTGCAATATTTTTTTGCATGTTTATCAAGATAAAATTAAATCATAATCTTGAGAAATGTATGGCTCAAGTGAACAAGCATTTACTTCGACACAAAATATTGCTTGGATTGGATGATAGAGGGAAGATTTCATGTCACAAAGTCAATCTCTGCTTCATATACTTTGATACTACAGATTGCATT AAAAAGTTGCAAGAAGTTATCGAACGAGAAGAACGCGAAGGACGAATAATTGGTGAAGATGGCCACTCCGAAATGCGTCGTAAAAGAGAATTGCAACAGCGGATGGATATTGACGATAGTGATATTGTGATACAAGGCAGTACAACCACCAGAATTTCTCGTAAACAG GGTAAAAGCGAACAAGTATTCTGCCGTTACGTACAACGTTGGGCGAAGGATTATTTACGTCGACGATTGGATTGGACGGTCGATGAGGAAGGTGGAAATCCTTCTTCACCTCGTCACTTAGCATCGGCTTTATGTCCATGTCAATATATAGAGGAATGGCTACGTAATAAGCCTCATGTACAAGGCAGAAATTTCTGTCCTACTTGGAGTAGTTTTCTTAAAGATAGAGGCATTTAA
- the Ttc19 gene encoding tetratricopeptide repeat domain 19 isoform X2, translating to MYYQKIIVNSYKYVIQSSYIFVNICLLKQTRNKFITYLPQINKIKKNYDGFQWNNLPRTKVLISGSFLFNLFSPKEEKDDTEELKMTIKRSILLIQKQEFQKAEQMLHLALRQAQTLQHYDVLKRLIAKGVPQDDLAVIHISLKIADIYDKSGDIEKADDGYKFCLHHLQNHLVKDNENKDVLQLLGLNLEKYGSMLFTQLQYTNALKYFSQAYDISVKINGEEDEQTVILLNNLGNVCYMLQKYDQAIEYLSKAAELGKKLPDMNDLGIIHVNLGKTLVAKGLYEEGKKSCTEAEYLARARKDDESIIEAKKCLEQIKNLTQ from the exons ATGTATTATCAAAAGATAATTGTAAATTCATACAAGTATGTTATTCAATCTAGTTATATTTTTGTTAATATCTGTCTGCTAAAACAAACAAGAAATAAGTTTATTACGTATTTGCCgcaaattaataaaattaagaAAAATTACGATGGTTTTCAATGGAATAATTTACCACGAACAAAAGTTCTTATATCGGGTAGTTTTTTATTCAATTTATTTTCcccaaaagaagaaaaagatgaTACCGAAGAACTAAAAATGACAATAAAACGGTCAATTTTATTAATTCAG AAACAAGAGTTTCAAAAAGCAGAGCAAATGTTGCATCTTGCACTGCGTCAGGCGCAAACTTTACAACATTATGATG TTTTAAAGAGATTAATAGCTAAGGGTGTTCCACAAGATGACTTAGCAGTGATACATATCAGTTTAAAAATTGCTGATATATATGATAAAAGTGGAGATATAGA AAAAGCAGATGATGGTTATAAATTCTGTTTGCACCATTTACAAAACCATCTAGTTAAGGATAATGAAAATAAAGATGTACTGCAACTATTAGGTTTAAATTTAGAAAAATATGGATCCATGCTTTTCACACAATTGCAGTACACTAATGCTCTTAAGTATTTTAGTCAAGCTTATGATATATCTGTAAAAATAAATGGTGAAGAAGACGAACAAACTGTTATTTTATTGAATAACTTGGGAAATGTTTGTTATATGTTACAAAAATATGACCAAGCTATTGAATATTTATCTAAAGCAGCAGAACTAg GGAAAAAGTTACCAGACATGAATGACTTAGGTATCATTCATGTCAATTTAGGAAAAACACTTGTTGCAAAAGGATTATATGAAGAAGGGAAAAAAAGTTGCACCGAAGCAGAATATTTAGCAAGAGCTCGAAAAGATGATGAATCTATAATAGAAGCTAAAAAATGTCTTGAGCAGATAAAAAATTTAACACAGTAA
- the Ttc19 gene encoding tetratricopeptide repeat domain 19 isoform X1 codes for MYYQKIIVNSYKYVIQSSYIFVNICLLKQTRNKFITYLPQINKIKKNYDGFQWNNLPRTKVLISGSFLFNLFSPKEEKDDTEELKMTIKRSILLIQKQEFQKAEQMLHLALRQAQTLQHYDGITYVYDVLANLAYEIADFKKAEKLFKSVLKRLIAKGVPQDDLAVIHISLKIADIYDKSGDIEKADDGYKFCLHHLQNHLVKDNENKDVLQLLGLNLEKYGSMLFTQLQYTNALKYFSQAYDISVKINGEEDEQTVILLNNLGNVCYMLQKYDQAIEYLSKAAELGKKLPDMNDLGIIHVNLGKTLVAKGLYEEGKKSCTEAEYLARARKDDESIIEAKKCLEQIKNLTQ; via the exons ATGTATTATCAAAAGATAATTGTAAATTCATACAAGTATGTTATTCAATCTAGTTATATTTTTGTTAATATCTGTCTGCTAAAACAAACAAGAAATAAGTTTATTACGTATTTGCCgcaaattaataaaattaagaAAAATTACGATGGTTTTCAATGGAATAATTTACCACGAACAAAAGTTCTTATATCGGGTAGTTTTTTATTCAATTTATTTTCcccaaaagaagaaaaagatgaTACCGAAGAACTAAAAATGACAATAAAACGGTCAATTTTATTAATTCAG AAACAAGAGTTTCAAAAAGCAGAGCAAATGTTGCATCTTGCACTGCGTCAGGCGCAAACTTTACAACATTATGATGGTATAACTTATGTATATGATGTACTTGCAAATCTAGCATATGAAATTGCTGACTTTAAAAAAGcagaaaaattatttaaatcagTTTTAAAGAGATTAATAGCTAAGGGTGTTCCACAAGATGACTTAGCAGTGATACATATCAGTTTAAAAATTGCTGATATATATGATAAAAGTGGAGATATAGA AAAAGCAGATGATGGTTATAAATTCTGTTTGCACCATTTACAAAACCATCTAGTTAAGGATAATGAAAATAAAGATGTACTGCAACTATTAGGTTTAAATTTAGAAAAATATGGATCCATGCTTTTCACACAATTGCAGTACACTAATGCTCTTAAGTATTTTAGTCAAGCTTATGATATATCTGTAAAAATAAATGGTGAAGAAGACGAACAAACTGTTATTTTATTGAATAACTTGGGAAATGTTTGTTATATGTTACAAAAATATGACCAAGCTATTGAATATTTATCTAAAGCAGCAGAACTAg GGAAAAAGTTACCAGACATGAATGACTTAGGTATCATTCATGTCAATTTAGGAAAAACACTTGTTGCAAAAGGATTATATGAAGAAGGGAAAAAAAGTTGCACCGAAGCAGAATATTTAGCAAGAGCTCGAAAAGATGATGAATCTATAATAGAAGCTAAAAAATGTCTTGAGCAGATAAAAAATTTAACACAGTAA
- the Catsup gene encoding zinc transporter catecholamines up, with protein sequence MEMSSTTEGNRRRNTNKWILRAAFATLLLLIFLNLPGICQTHDSGEPPSFKYSKEANDIYLQKQHSMQHKEIVYKQEHKNNDYNHQHKSVLSEETYNVILRATASTLIISAAPFLILFFVPLDNTKQCEPLLKILLSFASGGLLGDAFLHLIPQALVPHTPESGGGHSHSHSHSHSNENSDDNQNMSVGLCVLLGVIMFLIVEKAVRIIKTDHSHLHVHTITENVAKQTKNDNKVQESSDKSEITSKEKEPANSQNEIKIAGYLNLVADFLHNFTDGLAIGASYLAGKNIGYITTFTILLHEVPHEIGDFAILIQSGYSKRKAMMLQLTTAVGALLGTYVSLLAEGMGDLATMWILPFTAGGFIYIATVSVIPELLTDTNFKQSVKEIIALLLGVYMMVLIAEYE encoded by the exons ATGGAAATGAGCTCAACGACAGAGGGTAATCGTCGAAGAAATACGAACAAATGGATTTTACGAGCCGCATTTGCAACGCTTTTGTTGCTTATATTTTTAAACTTGCCGGGAATTTGTCAAACACATGACTCTGGCGAACCACCGAGTTTTAAATATTCCAAGGAAGCTAATGATAtatatctgcagaagcaacaTTCTATGCAGCACAAAGAAATTGTATATAAACAAGAACATAAGAATAATGATTATAATCATCAACATAAATCAGTATTGTCTGAGGAAACCTATAATGTGATTCTTAGAGCCACTGCATCTACTTTAATTATATCAGCGGCTCcctttttaattttattctttGTACCTTTGGATAATACTAAACAATGCGAGCCACTGCTAAAGATATTATTAAGTTTTGCATCTGGTGGTCTGTTGGGAGATGCATTTTTACATTTAATCCCTCAAGCTTTGGTTCCTCATACACCTGAATCTGGAGGTGGACATTCACATTCGCATTCTCACAGCCATAGCAATGAAAATTCTGATGATAATCAGAATATGTCTGTTGGTTTGTGTGTATTATTAGGAGTTATTATGTTTTTAATTGTTGAGAAAGCAGTGAGGATTATAAAAACCGATCATAGTCACTTGCATGTACATACCATCACAGAGAATGTAGCAAAACAAACCAAAAATGATAATAAAGTACAGGAAAGCTCTGATAAATCTGAAATAACTTCTAAGGAAAAAGAACCTGCAAATTCTCAGAACGAAATAAAAATTGCTGGCTACTTAAATTTAGTAGCAGATTTTTTACATAATTTCACAGATGGTCTTGCCATTGGAGCTAGTTATTTAGCTGGTAAAAATATTGGCTATATTACCACATTTACAATATTATTACACGAAGTACCTCATGAAATAGGAGACTTTGCTATTTTAATACAAAGTGGTTACAGTAAAAGAAAA gCTATGATGCTTCAACTTACTACTGCTGTAGGCGCTTTACTAGGAACTTATGTATCATTACTTGCAGAGGGCATGG GAGATCTTGCAACTATGTGGATTCTTCCATTTACAGCTGGTGGATTTATTTATATAGCCACAGTGTCTGTAATACCAGAACTTTTAACTGATACCAATTTTAAACAGTCAGTAAAAGAGATTATTGCACTTCTTTTAGGTGTATATATGATGGTACTTATAGCGGAGTAtgaataa
- the LOC143424769 gene encoding uncharacterized protein LOC143424769, with amino-acid sequence MDLVYVPEALTYGFFRAPQYRDYEQPWNKDYFNCGKSTQIHSQRLSHHEQKAISKENCYLCRENKRRVLTVFKRGKSRSNSCHEIHEEEEEYDTANSNEQNTSTDNQMSIKTTKNETRDIKYK; translated from the exons ATGGATCTAGTTTATGTTCCTGAAGCCCTGACCTACGGTTTCTTTAGGGCGCCTCAGTATCGGGACTATGAACAACCGTGGAACAAAGATTATTTTAATTGTG GAAAATCGACACAAATTCACTCTCAGCGATTGTCGCATCACGAGCAAAAGGCAATTTCGAAAGAGAATTGTTACTTATGTcgagaaaataaaagaagagttCTGACTGTTTTTAAAAGGGGAAAATCGCGCAGCAATTCTTGTCATGAGAtccacgaagaagaagaagaatacgACACCGCAAACAGTAATGAACAGAATACAAGTACTGACAATCAAATGTCGATAAAGACCACAAAAAACGAAACAAGAGACATCAAGTATAAATAA